The Fulvivirga maritima genome segment TCCAGATCATACTGATACTGATAAGCAATACCCAGGTAATAGGTGATTTCCCTGTCTATTTTAGGATTAAGTAGATATACTTTTTCCAGGTTTTTTAATGCCTGATCTACATCTCCGGCTCCCAAATAAGCCAAGCCGAGATGGTAGGTAATAGTTGCATTACCTTTTCTGATGCGTGCGGCACGTTTAAAATCACCTATGGCGCGGTCATATGCACCTATTTTATAGTATTTTTTACCCCTTTTTAAATAAAACTTGTGGCTCTGACTGTAGCCACTGGTTAGGGCGAAAAGTAGCTGAAAAATAAGCAGAAACCCTATAACTCTTCTTCTCACTGCTGAAGTAGTTTTTTGTTAGTAAATAAAAAAATAAGCCTTCCTAATGAAGTAAATGGGTCGTAAATTATTCATAATCACACATAAAAGAAAGTTTAAATTTAATTTTCAATCGGTTTGTGTAATTTTAATTTCTTTCTCACCTCAAATTTATAAAATGAAACGGATTCTGCCTTTCTTATTAATCTTTTACGCTTGTTCTTTTAGTAAAAAAAATGCAGATAATATTGTTTATAAGGTAGGTCAGTACTTTGCTCCGGATAAAAGAGTGGTTTTATATGACCTGACTTACAACAACGGAATTCTAAAAGGTGAAACCTCTTCATTTCTTGCTTATCAGGCACTGAAGGATAGTCTAGGTCGATTAGATATTGATTATATAGACTCCGTACAGGTGCTGCCTATAGATACTAATAAACACGCTGTGGTAAGCCTGTCAGTAGCAAATTTAAGGTCTGAAGGAAGGCATTCTTCTGAGTTAGTTACGCAAGCACTGTGTGGCACACCGCTGCTGGTGTTAAAACAAGAGGGAGGCTGGCTGCTGGTGCAAACGCCCGATGCGTATATTGCATGGGTAGATGAAGGTGGGGTGACCATTAAAAATGCCGATGAAATGAATGCCTGGGAGAGATCCGAAAAGCTTATTTTTACTAATACTACTGGCTATTTGTTTAAAGATAGTACTTATTCAGAAACGGTGAGTGACTTGGTGGCTGGTGATATATTGAAGTTAACAAAGAAAGGTGCAGACTTTAGTCATGCGAAAATGCCAGACGGAAGAGCAGGAGTAGTGCTTAATGATCAAGTGGATTTGGTTTCAAATTGGTCAAAGGAAAGGGAGGTGAATGATGCTGAACTAAAAGAAGTGGCTTTTAGCATGATGGGCGTACCATACTTATGGGGAGGCACCTCAGTGAAAGGTGTAGATTGTAGCGGTTTTACTAAAACCATTTATTTTATGAATGGCTATATTATACCCAGAGATGCCTCTCAGCAGGTAAATGAAGGTCAATTAATTGATGAAGATAAGAACTGGGAGAATTTGCAAACTGGAGATCTACTGTTTTTTGGCAGGGAAGCCACAGATCAAAATCCTGAGAAAGTGGTGCATGTAGGCATGTGGATTGGTGATGATCGGTTCATTCACTCTAGTGGCAAGGTTCATATCAGTAGTGTGAACCCTCAAGACTCTTTGTATGACGAATATAATGTGAATCGTTATTTGAGGACAAAAAGAATAATTAAAAGTCATACCGATGGTATAAAACCGCTGGCATCTATGCTTGAGCATCGCTGAGCAGTGGAGCTGCACAGCGATACAAAAGCAAAATCTATTAGTCTTTCATGAATTTTAAAAGCGGCTTTATAAATTTGTCATAAGCTTCAATGTGTGGCAAATGCCCAATGCCATCAATCTCTACTAACTCAGCGTTAGGTATGGCCTTCTGAGTCTTTTTTCCAAGTTCAGGATATAAACCCATGGTTTTGCGTACTTCTTCGCTCACCAGATTTTTGCCTAATGCGGTACGGTCTCGCTGCCCTATAATGAGTAGTGTAGGAGCTTTTATATTAGGAAATTCATATACTACCGGTTGAGTGAATATCATATCATAAGTAAGGGCACTATTCCACGCTACTAAAGGGTATTCAGGGCTCTTAGTCCAGCCAGCTAATATGTTTACCCATTCGTCATATTCAGGTTTCCATTTTCCATCATAATAGCTCTCTTTCATATAGCTTTTTATACCAGCGTAGTTCTTTTTAAGCTCTTGCTGGTACCATTTATCTACGCCTGTATAAGGCACTTTGAGTTTCCAGTCTTCTAATCCTATAGGGTTTACCAGTATAAATTTATCTACTATATCAGGAAACATCAGTGTGAAGCGGGTAGCCACCATGCCTCCCATAGAGTGCCCAAGTACACTAATTTTTTCAATACCTATAGAGTCTAATACCGCCTTAGTATTGGTGGCTAGTAGCTGAAAAGTGTACTGAATATCTTTGGGCTTGCTAGATTTTCCAAAGCCAATTTGATCAGGAATAATTACCCTGAAGCCTGCTGCACTGAGGTCTTTGGCGGTTTGGCCCCAGTAAGCACCACAGAAGTTTTTACCATGCATCAGCATGATAGACTTACCATTGGGTTTTTCAGGCTTTACATCCATAAAGGCCATTTTTAAGGATTCACCTTGTATGTTCAGGTTAATATATTCTACGGGATAAGGATACTCATACCCTTCAAGTGCTATTCCTAATGGCTTAATGTCCTGAGCCACTCCTAAACTTGAAATCAATAAGGCTAAGCTGAGTAATAGTCTTGTTTTTCTCATAGGTCAATTAGGGTTTTAAAATTTAATGTTGTAACAGAATAATACCGGCTTATGTTATTAATTTGTGGCTTTG includes the following:
- a CDS encoding C40 family peptidase is translated as MKRILPFLLIFYACSFSKKNADNIVYKVGQYFAPDKRVVLYDLTYNNGILKGETSSFLAYQALKDSLGRLDIDYIDSVQVLPIDTNKHAVVSLSVANLRSEGRHSSELVTQALCGTPLLVLKQEGGWLLVQTPDAYIAWVDEGGVTIKNADEMNAWERSEKLIFTNTTGYLFKDSTYSETVSDLVAGDILKLTKKGADFSHAKMPDGRAGVVLNDQVDLVSNWSKEREVNDAELKEVAFSMMGVPYLWGGTSVKGVDCSGFTKTIYFMNGYIIPRDASQQVNEGQLIDEDKNWENLQTGDLLFFGREATDQNPEKVVHVGMWIGDDRFIHSSGKVHISSVNPQDSLYDEYNVNRYLRTKRIIKSHTDGIKPLASMLEHR
- a CDS encoding alpha/beta fold hydrolase; amino-acid sequence: MRKTRLLLSLALLISSLGVAQDIKPLGIALEGYEYPYPVEYINLNIQGESLKMAFMDVKPEKPNGKSIMLMHGKNFCGAYWGQTAKDLSAAGFRVIIPDQIGFGKSSKPKDIQYTFQLLATNTKAVLDSIGIEKISVLGHSMGGMVATRFTLMFPDIVDKFILVNPIGLEDWKLKVPYTGVDKWYQQELKKNYAGIKSYMKESYYDGKWKPEYDEWVNILAGWTKSPEYPLVAWNSALTYDMIFTQPVVYEFPNIKAPTLLIIGQRDRTALGKNLVSEEVRKTMGLYPELGKKTQKAIPNAELVEIDGIGHLPHIEAYDKFIKPLLKFMKD